A DNA window from uncultured Methanoregula sp. contains the following coding sequences:
- a CDS encoding peroxiredoxin, with protein sequence MVEESGISFPVLGEPAPEFEAETTHGPLKLADLKGKWVVLFSHPADFTPVCTTEFLAFAAINEELKSLNVQLVGLSVDSVSAHLAWVHAIKEKMGVSIPFPVIADLNMKVAKKYGMIQPGQSTTAAVRCVFFIDDKGIMRAMIYYPLQNGRFMPEIIRLVKALQTTDKYKVSTPANWQPGDKVVVPPPKTAAEMEKRPTEGYECKDWYLCFKKI encoded by the coding sequence ATGGTGGAAGAATCCGGTATCAGTTTTCCGGTGCTGGGCGAGCCCGCACCGGAGTTTGAAGCGGAGACCACGCACGGGCCGCTGAAGCTTGCGGATCTGAAGGGAAAGTGGGTTGTCCTCTTCTCCCATCCCGCAGATTTCACACCGGTCTGCACAACGGAGTTCCTCGCGTTTGCCGCAATCAATGAAGAACTCAAAAGCCTCAATGTCCAGCTTGTCGGTCTCTCGGTGGACAGCGTCTCGGCGCACCTGGCCTGGGTACATGCGATCAAGGAGAAGATGGGAGTCTCGATCCCGTTCCCGGTCATCGCCGACCTGAACATGAAGGTGGCAAAAAAGTACGGCATGATCCAGCCGGGCCAGAGCACCACGGCCGCTGTCCGGTGCGTCTTCTTCATCGATGACAAGGGGATCATGCGGGCCATGATCTATTACCCGCTCCAGAACGGCCGGTTCATGCCCGAGATCATCCGGCTTGTAAAAGCGCTCCAGACCACCGACAAGTACAAGGTCTCGACACCCGCCAACTGGCAGCCGGGCGACAAGGTGGTTGTCCCGCCGCCCAAGACCGCTGCCGAGATGGAAAAGCGGCCGACCGAGGGGTACGAGTGCAAAGACTGGTATCTCTGTTTCAAGAAGATCTGA
- a CDS encoding flavodoxin family protein, producing the protein MTIKVLAFAGSPRRHGNSETLLDWVLGEMGRDPEVSVEKAALTEADINPCRGCNACEKLNKCIQRDGLDIYHDKIIEADCIILSSPIFCMGLASQVKMLVDRAQVFRSRKYVLKLPVVPPERRGKRLGVFLATAGQTWPHVFDAAVPSVKCFYHVVDIRDADISYLMINGVDESGAILRHPTAETDAKQLAQTVIAELKKRLSAGAA; encoded by the coding sequence ATGACGATAAAAGTCCTCGCGTTTGCCGGGAGTCCCCGCCGGCACGGCAACTCGGAGACCCTGCTGGACTGGGTGCTTGGAGAGATGGGCCGGGATCCGGAAGTATCTGTCGAGAAGGCTGCCCTGACCGAGGCAGACATCAACCCCTGCCGGGGATGCAATGCCTGCGAGAAGCTCAACAAGTGCATCCAGCGCGATGGTCTCGATATCTATCACGACAAGATCATCGAGGCCGACTGCATCATCCTCTCCTCGCCCATCTTCTGCATGGGCCTTGCCTCGCAGGTCAAGATGCTCGTTGACCGGGCGCAGGTCTTCCGATCCCGGAAGTACGTGCTCAAACTGCCCGTTGTCCCTCCGGAGCGCAGGGGAAAGCGTCTCGGGGTCTTCCTTGCAACCGCGGGGCAGACCTGGCCGCATGTCTTTGACGCGGCCGTCCCTTCGGTGAAATGCTTTTACCATGTCGTGGATATCCGGGATGCGGACATCAGCTACCTGATGATAAACGGGGTCGACGAGTCGGGGGCGATCCTTCGTCACCCGACCGCAGAGACCGATGCAAAACAACTGGCTCAGACCGTAATCGCCGAGCTGAAAAAACGCCTTTCAGCGGGAGCGGCATGA
- a CDS encoding radical SAM protein, which translates to MTQEAIILDGYVDEPACLGVPPYISPYIRTVAGALTSHNYTVRYHTIDQLRSDPLSLGSFGGAGLLVMIAGTTVPGKYLGGTPATLTEIQQIGHTVKGPKKLIGGPIGFGYAGEGGTAAIRQVISGFDALLSGEPAVALDEYLAGNEPAGVLDYARTDPWSVAGSAIISQHPDFPWVMCELETARGCSHGATGGCSFCTEPFYGMPKYRSIPGIAAEVAALSRSGARHFRVGRQPDILAYGAGPGEYPVPDPEKIENLFSSIRTAAPDLRTLHIDNTNPATIARHEEAAREALRAIIRHHTSGDVAAFGMETADPAVVAANNLKALPDEVFRAIEIVNEEGGKRRDNVPELLPGLNFVCGLAGETERTYELGEQFLSRVLKAGLLVRRVNIRQVMPFEGTRAFTDNTIGRYERRFRAFKEFVRNRIDLPMLQRVYPIGTVLYDVRVEVSGDLSFGRQPGSYPILAGIPLRLEKGRVIDAVVVDWGMRSVTVLPVPVAVNTLPATAIRWLPGVGKKKIAAVIAKRPFKDLAAYRKVAGNSAIDSVMEF; encoded by the coding sequence ATGACACAGGAAGCCATCATCCTTGACGGGTACGTGGACGAGCCGGCCTGTCTTGGCGTCCCGCCGTACATCTCGCCCTATATCCGTACGGTAGCAGGAGCGCTCACATCCCACAACTATACGGTCAGGTACCACACGATCGACCAGCTCCGCAGCGATCCCCTCAGCCTGGGCAGTTTTGGCGGGGCCGGCCTGCTCGTGATGATTGCCGGCACTACGGTTCCCGGGAAATATCTCGGGGGAACTCCCGCCACGCTCACCGAGATCCAGCAGATCGGCCATACCGTGAAGGGCCCAAAGAAACTGATCGGAGGGCCGATCGGTTTCGGGTATGCGGGGGAAGGGGGCACTGCTGCGATCCGGCAGGTGATCAGCGGCTTCGATGCGCTCCTTTCGGGCGAGCCCGCAGTTGCGCTCGACGAGTACCTGGCCGGCAATGAGCCGGCTGGAGTTCTCGATTATGCCCGTACCGACCCGTGGAGTGTTGCGGGAAGCGCGATCATCAGCCAGCACCCGGACTTCCCTTGGGTGATGTGCGAGCTGGAGACCGCCCGGGGCTGCTCCCATGGCGCAACCGGCGGCTGCTCGTTCTGCACGGAGCCGTTCTACGGCATGCCGAAGTACCGGAGCATCCCGGGAATAGCCGCCGAAGTTGCTGCACTCAGCAGGAGCGGTGCCCGGCACTTCCGGGTGGGCCGGCAGCCGGACATTCTCGCGTACGGGGCCGGGCCGGGGGAGTATCCGGTACCGGATCCGGAGAAGATCGAGAACCTCTTCTCGTCCATCCGCACGGCAGCACCGGACTTACGGACCCTTCACATCGACAACACGAACCCGGCCACCATTGCCCGGCACGAGGAAGCCGCCCGCGAGGCCCTCCGGGCCATCATCCGCCACCACACATCCGGGGATGTGGCAGCGTTCGGGATGGAGACCGCCGATCCTGCCGTTGTTGCAGCGAACAATCTCAAGGCCCTGCCGGACGAGGTCTTCCGGGCGATTGAGATCGTGAACGAGGAGGGCGGGAAGCGGCGGGACAATGTGCCCGAACTCCTGCCGGGCCTCAACTTTGTCTGCGGGCTTGCCGGGGAAACGGAAAGAACGTACGAGCTCGGCGAGCAGTTCCTGTCCCGGGTACTCAAAGCCGGTCTTTTGGTCCGGCGCGTGAACATCCGGCAGGTGATGCCGTTTGAAGGAACGCGGGCCTTTACGGATAACACAATCGGGAGATACGAGCGACGGTTCCGGGCTTTCAAGGAATTTGTCCGGAACAGAATCGATCTCCCAATGCTCCAGCGTGTGTACCCGATCGGGACCGTGCTTTACGATGTCCGGGTCGAGGTGTCGGGCGATCTCTCGTTCGGCCGGCAGCCGGGCTCGTACCCGATCCTGGCCGGCATCCCGCTCCGGCTGGAGAAAGGCAGGGTGATCGATGCGGTTGTCGTGGACTGGGGAATGCGATCGGTCACGGTGCTCCCGGTGCCGGTTGCCGTGAACACGCTGCCGGCAACCGCGATCCGCTGGCTCCCGGGCGTTGGAAAGAAAAAGATCGCAGCGGTTATTGCAAAACGGCCGTTTAAGGATCTGGCCGCGTACCGGAAGGTTGCCGGGAACTCGGCGATCGATTCCGTGATGGAATTCTGA
- a CDS encoding PAS domain S-box protein — translation MSLLVFDLIIGMLIISALSMACIALYARRFIGRVPAATPFILLMFCAAAWAVLYALDLLTLSLPLRIFYHNLRFLFLPFFPVLELWLVLAYVNKTGWMRKDWALLILAIPVVAAVLALTSPYHDLFRYNFSLDLAGPVPVLQYSESTFYLVYALYSLLLLVLAIVLLATESRKKGTLLEMPTLLLILALAFPTVLNYIAQFYPLPFAGLNPTPALLWITAILYAVALFRYRFLDIIPIARSRLIEALNKPVIVLDTDERVIDTNPAARSLFGLTSDGVLGKKIEKIVPDWPEFLALCREKTPRKRDLERVLGNGTHHYVGSVEPLLSHNGITEGHLVFLQDVTDLKNAEAALREKTEELDQYFSTSLDLFCIADTNGYFRRLNPQWEKALGYSLADLEGRRFLDFVHPDDLPATLAAVTRLSSQEEVLNFTNRYRHRDGTYRWIEWRSFPKGDRIFAAARDITERKEMDEALRESEEKYRSIIDEMQDIFYRTDPAGKITMLSPSAAKIAGYASNDMLLGKDVLSLYADPADRDRLLAALKETGSVDSFPISLRISDGTIRSVTTSSHFYRDAAGNIRGVEGVLHDITEQRKAEDALRMANKKLHLLSSVTRHDIRNQLMALMAFLELSVDSVDNPAELADFLKKNQKIAENISNQITFTKEYEDLGVDAPSWYNVSAGIGKVAVGLPLKNIRLDDMTAGLEIFADPLIEKVFYNLIDNSLRYGGETLTAIRISYREAGTALVLVFEDDGAGIADRDKKVIFDKGFGKNTGLGLYLSREILSITGITIAETGVAGKGVRFEITVPTGGFRLTNANT, via the coding sequence TTGAGCCTGCTTGTCTTTGACCTGATCATCGGGATGCTCATCATCTCCGCTCTCAGCATGGCATGTATTGCGCTGTATGCCCGTCGTTTTATCGGACGGGTTCCCGCAGCAACACCCTTCATTCTGCTGATGTTCTGTGCGGCAGCCTGGGCGGTACTCTATGCCCTTGATCTCCTGACCCTGTCCCTCCCGCTGAGGATCTTTTACCATAATCTCCGCTTCCTCTTTCTCCCGTTCTTTCCGGTGCTCGAACTCTGGCTCGTGCTGGCATATGTGAACAAGACCGGCTGGATGAGAAAAGACTGGGCTCTTCTCATCCTTGCAATCCCGGTTGTCGCCGCAGTTCTCGCACTGACCAGCCCTTATCATGACCTGTTCCGCTATAATTTTTCCCTGGACCTGGCCGGCCCGGTGCCGGTGCTCCAGTACTCCGAGAGCACATTCTATCTTGTTTACGCACTCTACTCGCTCCTCCTCCTCGTCCTTGCCATTGTCCTGCTCGCAACCGAGAGCCGGAAGAAGGGCACGCTCCTCGAGATGCCGACACTCCTCCTGATCCTTGCACTTGCCTTCCCGACTGTTCTCAATTATATTGCCCAGTTCTACCCGCTCCCGTTCGCCGGACTCAACCCGACTCCGGCCCTCCTCTGGATTACCGCCATCCTGTACGCTGTCGCCCTCTTCCGCTACCGTTTCCTGGATATCATCCCGATTGCCCGGAGCCGGCTGATCGAGGCCCTGAATAAACCCGTAATTGTGCTGGACACGGACGAGCGTGTCATCGATACAAACCCCGCGGCCCGCTCGCTCTTCGGGCTCACATCGGATGGGGTTCTCGGGAAAAAAATTGAAAAGATCGTCCCGGACTGGCCGGAGTTCCTTGCCCTGTGCAGGGAAAAGACTCCCCGGAAAAGAGATCTCGAACGGGTTCTTGGCAACGGAACGCATCATTATGTCGGGTCTGTCGAACCGCTCCTGAGCCATAACGGGATCACCGAGGGGCACCTTGTTTTCCTCCAGGATGTCACCGATCTGAAAAATGCGGAAGCCGCACTGCGGGAGAAGACCGAGGAACTGGACCAGTACTTCAGCACCAGCCTCGACCTCTTCTGTATCGCCGATACGAATGGGTATTTCCGGCGACTGAATCCCCAGTGGGAGAAGGCGCTCGGGTATTCGCTTGCCGACCTGGAAGGTCGACGTTTCCTTGACTTTGTGCACCCGGATGATCTGCCGGCAACCCTTGCTGCCGTGACCCGCCTGAGCTCCCAGGAAGAGGTGCTCAACTTCACCAACCGGTACCGTCACCGGGACGGCACGTACCGCTGGATCGAGTGGCGGTCGTTCCCGAAAGGTGACCGGATCTTTGCCGCAGCCCGCGATATCACGGAGCGCAAAGAGATGGATGAAGCCCTCCGCGAGAGCGAGGAGAAATACCGGAGCATCATCGATGAGATGCAGGATATATTCTACCGCACGGATCCTGCCGGGAAGATAACGATGCTCAGCCCATCCGCGGCTAAAATTGCCGGTTATGCTTCGAATGACATGCTCCTGGGAAAAGATGTCCTGTCTCTCTATGCGGACCCGGCCGACCGCGACCGGCTTCTTGCGGCCCTCAAAGAGACGGGATCGGTGGACTCGTTCCCGATCAGCCTCCGGATCAGCGACGGCACGATCCGGTCTGTGACCACGAGCAGCCATTTCTACCGCGATGCGGCCGGGAATATCCGTGGCGTGGAAGGAGTTCTCCATGACATCACGGAGCAGCGCAAAGCCGAGGATGCTCTCCGGATGGCCAACAAGAAGCTCCACCTCCTCTCGAGCGTCACAAGGCACGATATCCGCAACCAGCTCATGGCGCTGATGGCTTTTCTTGAACTGAGCGTGGATTCTGTTGACAATCCGGCCGAGCTTGCGGACTTTTTGAAGAAGAACCAGAAGATCGCAGAGAACATCTCGAACCAGATAACCTTCACCAAGGAGTACGAGGATCTCGGGGTGGACGCCCCGTCCTGGTATAACGTGAGCGCCGGGATAGGGAAGGTGGCAGTCGGGCTGCCGCTCAAAAATATCCGGCTCGATGACATGACTGCCGGTCTTGAGATCTTTGCCGACCCGCTTATCGAGAAGGTCTTCTACAACCTGATCGACAATTCCCTGCGGTACGGGGGAGAGACATTGACCGCTATCCGCATCAGCTACCGGGAGGCGGGAACGGCGCTTGTCCTTGTCTTTGAAGATGATGGCGCCGGTATTGCAGACCGGGACAAGAAGGTGATCTTCGACAAGGGATTCGGGAAGAATACCGGCCTTGGCCTGTATCTTTCCCGCGAGATCCTTTCTATCACCGGTATCACCATCGCTGAGACCGGTGTTGCTGGTAAAGGAGTCCGGTTCGAGATAACCGTTCCAACCGGTGGTTTCCGGCTCACCAATGCAAATACCTGA
- a CDS encoding 6-hydroxymethylpterin diphosphokinase MptE-like protein, whose product MEFSTWEPHYREILDYFGFDRALDEEAARLLASLLDHDNLLSLASIVDGNEVTVCGNAPCLKDQLDKISGIVFAADAAAEVLDSKGIFPDAIFTDLDGATDRFIDLNREGTIIVVHAHGDNMPLLRHWVPRFPGKIVGTTQAAPLPHVYNFGGFTDGDRAVFAADELGASRVTLLGFDLDDRNVDPLKRGKLIQARRLLSLIGHTI is encoded by the coding sequence ATGGAATTTTCAACATGGGAGCCCCATTACCGGGAGATCCTCGATTACTTCGGGTTCGACCGGGCCCTGGACGAGGAAGCTGCCCGGCTCCTTGCATCCCTTCTCGATCACGACAATCTCCTCTCCCTTGCCTCGATCGTGGACGGGAACGAGGTGACGGTCTGCGGGAATGCCCCGTGCCTCAAAGACCAGCTCGACAAGATATCGGGGATCGTCTTTGCCGCCGATGCCGCAGCCGAAGTGCTCGATTCCAAAGGGATTTTCCCGGACGCGATCTTCACGGACCTCGACGGGGCAACGGACCGGTTCATCGACCTGAACAGGGAAGGGACAATCATCGTTGTCCATGCCCACGGCGACAACATGCCGCTTTTGCGCCACTGGGTACCCCGGTTCCCGGGAAAAATTGTCGGAACAACGCAGGCTGCCCCTCTCCCGCACGTGTACAATTTCGGGGGCTTCACGGACGGCGACCGGGCAGTCTTTGCTGCCGATGAACTGGGGGCGTCCCGGGTGACCCTCCTCGGGTTCGACCTCGATGACAGGAATGTCGATCCGCTGAAGCGGGGAAAACTCATCCAGGCCCGGAGACTCCTCTCCCTGATCGGTCACACGATATGA
- a CDS encoding flavodoxin family protein — protein sequence MTIKVLGVSGSPHRHGNTETLLDSFLDGAKAAGAEVEKVVLKDLTYSSCRGCNACHRNGECIVKDDAIALFDKILKADCLAVASPIYTMGITAELKGLIDRGQYLWARKFILKTLFFPDDHIRRHKGLFVSTAGQNWDHVFDGAFPAITAIFNGTGFEYYDNIIANNMDEFKGIKNHPTALADAFAKGKKVVGVLAAMEPAGSG from the coding sequence ATGACGATAAAAGTTCTCGGGGTATCGGGAAGCCCGCACCGGCACGGCAATACGGAGACCCTGCTCGACAGTTTCCTTGACGGGGCAAAGGCAGCGGGAGCGGAGGTTGAGAAGGTTGTCTTGAAGGATCTCACCTACTCCTCCTGCCGGGGGTGCAATGCCTGCCACAGGAACGGCGAGTGCATTGTGAAAGACGACGCGATCGCCCTTTTCGATAAGATCCTCAAGGCCGACTGCCTGGCGGTTGCCTCCCCCATCTACACGATGGGTATCACCGCGGAACTCAAGGGGCTCATCGACCGGGGGCAGTATCTCTGGGCCCGGAAGTTTATCTTGAAAACGCTCTTTTTCCCGGACGATCATATCCGGCGCCACAAGGGGCTCTTCGTCTCCACGGCCGGCCAGAACTGGGATCACGTGTTCGACGGGGCGTTTCCTGCCATCACCGCCATCTTCAACGGCACCGGTTTTGAGTACTATGACAACATCATTGCCAACAACATGGACGAGTTCAAGGGGATCAAAAATCACCCGACTGCGCTTGCCGATGCCTTTGCCAAGGGAAAGAAAGTTGTCGGGGTTCTTGCGGCAATGGAGCCAGCCGGCTCCGGATAG
- a CDS encoding carboxymuconolactone decarboxylase family protein produces MAVKKPVAKKTTVTKPAVKKAPAKKPVVSAAAAKDLKGLEKKIGKVPKFFRELTTREPEMFELVMRFEQHIWDDGKLSKKTKKLIAIAIAAAMRDQHAVRAQLAGAANIGVTKAEVEEALRVTFLLSGMPAYVYGKAQLDEVMK; encoded by the coding sequence ATGGCAGTAAAGAAACCAGTAGCAAAGAAAACAACCGTAACGAAACCCGCAGTAAAGAAGGCACCGGCAAAGAAGCCGGTCGTGAGTGCAGCAGCAGCCAAGGATCTCAAGGGCCTTGAGAAGAAGATCGGGAAAGTGCCGAAATTCTTCCGCGAGCTGACCACAAGGGAGCCCGAGATGTTTGAGCTGGTCATGCGCTTCGAGCAGCACATCTGGGACGATGGCAAGCTCTCGAAGAAGACCAAGAAGCTCATCGCGATTGCCATTGCTGCCGCCATGAGGGACCAGCATGCGGTCCGGGCCCAGCTGGCAGGAGCTGCAAACATCGGCGTGACGAAGGCTGAAGTGGAAGAGGCGCTCCGGGTCACCTTCCTGCTCTCGGGCATGCCGGCGTATGTGTACGGGAAAGCCCAGCTCGACGAAGTGATGAAGTAA
- a CDS encoding peptidase M50 — MLERITRREEADLFVAWIAISFAFAIIFLRDTGHASLLLAASFLAVSLLTVGIGFILHEMAHKFVAIKYGYWAEFRKDNIMLVVAVALAALVGVVFAAPGATVIYSNTADGRGLSREENGKISASGPLVNLVLCIPFAAILILGGQGATFTSSIVTMIGTIGLQVNAMIAAFNMLPVSVLDGKKVWAWNKAVFIVLIAAAFGALVLSFYPATLANLL, encoded by the coding sequence ATGCTTGAACGGATAACACGGCGCGAGGAGGCGGACCTCTTCGTTGCCTGGATCGCGATATCCTTTGCTTTTGCAATCATTTTCCTCCGGGATACCGGCCATGCGAGCCTGCTCCTTGCCGCATCGTTCCTCGCGGTCTCGCTCCTGACTGTCGGGATCGGGTTCATCCTCCACGAGATGGCGCACAAGTTCGTGGCGATAAAATACGGGTACTGGGCAGAGTTCAGAAAAGACAATATCATGCTCGTGGTTGCCGTTGCCCTCGCGGCTCTTGTCGGTGTAGTCTTTGCAGCGCCGGGCGCAACCGTCATCTACAGCAACACCGCGGACGGCCGGGGCCTCTCCCGGGAAGAGAACGGGAAGATCTCGGCCTCAGGCCCTCTCGTGAACCTCGTGCTCTGCATCCCGTTTGCCGCCATCCTCATCCTCGGCGGCCAGGGCGCCACGTTCACGAGCAGCATCGTGACCATGATAGGCACGATCGGGCTCCAGGTCAATGCCATGATAGCTGCCTTCAACATGCTCCCGGTCAGCGTGCTTGACGGGAAGAAGGTCTGGGCCTGGAACAAGGCAGTCTTCATTGTCCTGATTGCGGCCGCCTTCGGGGCGCTCGTGCTCTCGTTCTACCCGGCAACCCTTGCAAATCTATTATAA
- a CDS encoding class I SAM-dependent methyltransferase, protein MTEPAHRYPVSDTAALVMLWASGYYAENPRVGPYLRRLDLSSGRPLVDRYNEICPWYSEVIINRKHFIRSTVEALIRSEEKPAVIVNLGAGFSPLALELAPLLSDRVRFVEMDMQNMEKKTRLYSDLLPGQCRLISCHEADIGNTDCLAETLSPMIDKEKTRLIVVMEGLSYYIPKPVMERVIGYLTGLAKDRHFIFEHLKPCRLVSDERRYIPYKIFSHVRDYTAMDRMTTYSEDDIREMFGNCFSCSYYNMDEMEKRRTGNVEYFPKPDSGWLSCAIVTGRPE, encoded by the coding sequence ATGACAGAACCTGCACACCGCTACCCGGTCTCCGATACTGCTGCGCTTGTCATGCTCTGGGCAAGCGGCTATTATGCAGAAAATCCCCGGGTGGGTCCGTATCTCCGGCGGCTGGATCTCTCCTCAGGCCGCCCGCTCGTGGACCGGTACAATGAGATCTGTCCCTGGTACTCGGAAGTGATCATCAACCGGAAACATTTCATCAGGAGCACGGTGGAGGCCCTGATCAGAAGTGAAGAAAAGCCGGCGGTCATCGTCAACCTGGGAGCGGGGTTCTCGCCGCTCGCCCTGGAGCTTGCCCCGCTTCTGAGCGACCGGGTGCGTTTTGTCGAGATGGATATGCAGAACATGGAGAAGAAGACGCGCCTGTATTCGGATCTGTTGCCGGGCCAGTGCAGGCTCATCTCCTGCCACGAGGCGGACATCGGCAACACAGACTGCCTTGCAGAGACGCTCTCCCCGATGATCGATAAAGAGAAGACGCGGCTTATCGTGGTCATGGAAGGACTCTCGTATTATATTCCGAAGCCCGTCATGGAACGGGTCATCGGGTATCTCACCGGTCTTGCAAAAGACCGGCATTTCATCTTCGAGCACCTCAAGCCGTGCCGGCTGGTAAGCGATGAGCGGCGTTATATCCCGTATAAGATCTTCTCGCACGTGCGGGACTACACGGCAATGGACCGGATGACCACGTACTCCGAGGATGATATCCGGGAGATGTTCGGGAACTGTTTTTCCTGCAGCTATTACAACATGGACGAGATGGAGAAGCGGAGGACGGGAAACGTGGAATATTTCCCCAAACCGGATTCCGGCTGGCTCTCCTGTGCCATCGTCACTGGCAGGCCGGAATAA
- a CDS encoding DHH family phosphoesterase yields the protein MPEPAPFEASGPAKYCIFGCGTNGYNIILELAKENERVMVVDLDENRVRHLRDQKYDAYQRDIASSDMLVGLPPFEIAFVMAGNADANLAAVVTIKKRYPSVQIVALATDPVNSQKLTAAGAEFVLYPQEVVARSAILQIKKQHSSRISQRLFTLLASWEGTLGIITHKNPDPDAISSAMALAEIAKHANPKSLTPRIFYEGNIGHQENRTFVNLLDIKMEHLTPDALQKCQYLALVDCSGPGANNDVPPQTKINIIIDHHKDGKHAATQGSFSDIRPGVGATASIMTQYLQELDVPVDKRVATALLYGIRTDTKEFKRNVTPQDLNYAGFLLPLTDADLLDKIMSPSMSQETLDVIGKAIHERKVQSGYLFANVGYVMNRDALPQAAEILITLEGVNTALVYGITDNAIVISARNRDIRLHIGNALSEAFGEMGDAGGHPNMAAATLPLHYFGKVENKAQLLEFVIEPILQKFKTLVGLENEGKKSGA from the coding sequence ATGCCCGAACCAGCCCCGTTTGAAGCTTCCGGCCCGGCAAAATACTGTATTTTCGGCTGCGGCACAAACGGCTACAACATCATTCTCGAACTGGCCAAAGAGAATGAGCGCGTGATGGTCGTGGACCTGGATGAGAACCGGGTGCGGCACCTCCGCGACCAGAAATACGATGCCTACCAGCGCGACATCGCATCATCCGATATGCTGGTCGGGCTTCCGCCGTTCGAGATCGCGTTTGTGATGGCCGGGAATGCCGATGCCAACCTTGCTGCGGTCGTCACTATCAAGAAACGCTACCCCTCCGTGCAGATCGTTGCTCTCGCCACCGACCCGGTGAACAGCCAGAAACTCACGGCAGCCGGTGCTGAGTTCGTCCTGTACCCGCAGGAGGTCGTGGCCCGCTCGGCCATCCTCCAGATAAAAAAACAGCATTCGAGCCGGATCTCGCAGAGGCTCTTTACGCTCCTTGCAAGCTGGGAAGGCACGCTCGGGATCATCACCCACAAGAACCCTGACCCCGATGCCATCTCGTCTGCCATGGCCCTTGCCGAGATCGCAAAGCACGCGAACCCGAAATCGCTCACCCCCCGGATCTTTTACGAGGGAAACATCGGCCACCAGGAGAACCGGACGTTTGTGAACCTGCTCGACATCAAGATGGAGCACCTCACGCCCGATGCCCTCCAGAAATGCCAGTACCTCGCCCTTGTCGATTGTTCGGGCCCGGGGGCCAACAACGATGTGCCCCCCCAGACCAAGATCAACATCATCATCGACCACCACAAGGACGGCAAGCACGCAGCAACCCAGGGTTCATTCTCCGATATCCGGCCCGGGGTCGGGGCAACCGCGAGCATCATGACCCAGTACCTGCAGGAACTGGACGTGCCGGTTGACAAGCGGGTGGCAACCGCCCTCCTCTACGGCATCCGGACCGATACAAAAGAGTTCAAGCGGAACGTGACCCCGCAGGATCTCAACTATGCCGGTTTCCTCCTCCCGCTGACCGATGCCGATCTCCTGGACAAGATCATGTCCCCGTCCATGTCGCAGGAGACGCTGGACGTGATAGGGAAGGCCATCCACGAACGCAAAGTCCAGAGCGGGTATCTCTTTGCAAACGTGGGCTACGTGATGAACCGCGACGCCCTGCCGCAGGCTGCCGAGATCCTCATCACGCTTGAAGGGGTGAACACGGCGCTCGTGTACGGGATCACCGACAACGCAATTGTCATCTCGGCCCGCAACCGCGATATCCGGCTGCACATAGGAAACGCCCTCTCGGAAGCCTTCGGGGAGATGGGCGATGCCGGCGGCCACCCGAACATGGCTGCAGCCACCCTGCCCCTCCACTACTTCGGCAAAGTGGAGAACAAGGCCCAGCTCCTGGAGTTCGTCATCGAGCCGATCCTCCAGAAGTTCAAGACCCTGGTCGGCCTCGAGAACGAGGGAAAGAAGAGCGGGGCGTAA
- a CDS encoding desulfoferrodoxin FeS4 iron-binding domain-containing protein, whose translation MVNVSKEGQVFKCEICGNVVVVKEAGGGELICCGEPMVLED comes from the coding sequence ATGGTGAACGTATCCAAGGAAGGGCAGGTCTTCAAATGCGAGATCTGCGGAAATGTTGTTGTGGTCAAAGAGGCTGGCGGCGGCGAACTGATCTGCTGCGGCGAGCCCATGGTATTGGAGGATTGA
- a CDS encoding chorismate mutase, with translation MTLEKVRSDISRIDTEIIRLIAVRQELAELVAAIKAKESLPTHDADRTTVVLQSVSDQAESFHLDPVPVRKIFEILIAMSEERQRELRDGKT, from the coding sequence ATGACCCTTGAGAAGGTCCGGTCGGATATTTCCCGGATCGATACGGAGATCATCCGGCTTATTGCCGTGCGGCAGGAGCTTGCGGAACTGGTTGCAGCGATCAAGGCAAAAGAGAGTCTGCCAACCCACGATGCCGACCGGACTACGGTCGTGCTCCAGTCGGTATCGGACCAGGCTGAAAGTTTTCACCTGGATCCGGTCCCGGTCCGGAAGATCTTCGAGATACTGATCGCGATGAGCGAGGAACGGCAACGGGAACTCCGGGACGGGAAAACGTAG